Proteins from a genomic interval of Xiphophorus maculatus strain JP 163 A chromosome 7, X_maculatus-5.0-male, whole genome shotgun sequence:
- the LOC102225344 gene encoding guanine nucleotide exchange factor DBS-like isoform X7 encodes MKANESAGRLVCTFADGASCFQTCCEFCCWISLAVACVDAFLTLPRAWDGCVGGKGWEARGKNANAYGWWPRDLEKLQSSSLYGPHRLSEEIRNSTTKQQCCEQAFGFVFHATRENNILSSTDVGFILVIDRRQDRWAAVKGTLLRIAGSFPGNLQLVLVLRPTTLLQRTLSDILFKFNKDEFKMKVPVIMLSSVSELHSYIDRTQLTRELGGTQDYCHEKWISHRTAIEGFALMVKRTAQTLQSFGTELAETELPNEIKTTTILLSTHTSKRDKMKEDILVALDQGSRLLESINEPVIRDPDHNMNQDELENLATVQRLLSQLDETERAFEEFWVRHQTKLEQCLQLRHFEHNYREVRGLLDSLSEKLVTFSEVGISPAHADHIFCELTSFEERVCEVLDRASALSHEGDELIQKSHYAEDSIQPKCSELRAVSESLSCNLRTKKDYLLKAIELHHRLERASKWVDDGIYLLASQPVDKCQSHEGAELALQELERYLDNAGQNQLTDLGAIWKEYEEVLNQQFREQVEKVYQKQASMQEMFDKRKISLKKLAAKQTRPVQPVAPRPEAFIKSPLSSPAHKAQLEKNSESNLSCEKRNGQLQNEDGGSRHASQSEEEENLAVLRRHVMNELLETERAYVEELLCVLQGYASEMENPTMSHLIPAPLQNKKEVLFGNMPEIYHFHKRTFLRELELYTDCPELVGRCFLERMTDLQIYEKYCHNKPRSESLWRQCSDCAFFQECQKKLEHKLGLDSYLLKPVQRITKYQLLLKEMLKYSKGCDGADDLQEALTSILGILKAVNDSMHLIAITGFEGNMSELGKLLMQGSFSVWTEHKKGHAKVKDLARFKPMQRHLFLHEKALLFCKRREENGEGYEKAPSYSFKQSLSMNAVGFTENAKGDNKKFEIWSSSREEVYIVQAPTAEVKTTWVNEIRKVLTTQLEACREASQQRAPDQVFQFPPVPTGTVSLSPLKTSQKVKKGEEKKAEPCSPDVASTCSPKLTVKDEAVTSPTSDRAAVAKKRFTLQGFSNLKTQKEPTSTDDKCYTFPMIICPSSGSSTSPDHNTKRQSDPTPFGFKGWNKTSLSLDEHDGYSSAEEPLNSDPEDENHKKLCAGKYTVMADYENGAAEELLVKSGDMVQLVKEGDDGQWFVRNLNTSKESWMAAANLMTLMEKSKSCQSLSSSEGSGNLSTSSSCSET; translated from the exons ATGAAGGCTAATGAAAGTGCCGGGAGGCTTGTGTGCACTTTTGCTGATGGTGCATCTTGCTTTCAAACCTGCTGTGAGTTCTGCTGCTGGATCTCGCTTGCAGTCGCCTGTGTGGACGCGTTCCTCACTCTTCCGAGAGCGTGGGACGGCTGTGTAGGAGGGAAGGGGTGGGAGGCACGGGGAAAAAATGCGAATGCTTACGGCTGGTGGCCAAGAGATCTGGAGAAGCTTCAGAGCAGCTCTCTTTATGGACCGCACCGGCTGTCTGAGGAGATAAGGAACAGCACAACAAAGCAGCAGTGCTGTGAGCAAgcatttggatttgtttttcatgcCACACGGGAAAACAATAT cttgTCATCAACAGACGTAGGTTTCATCCTGGTCATCGATCGCAGGCAGGACCGATGGGCGGCTGTCAAGGGGACTCTGCTTCGTATTGCA GGCTCCTTCCCCGGGAATCTCCAGCTGGTCCTGGTTCTGCGGCCCACCACCCTGCTGCAGAGGACGCTCTCAGACATCCTCTTTAAGTTCAACAAGGATGAGTTCAAGATGAAAGTGCCG GTGATCATGCTGAGCTCCGTGAGTGAGCTGCACTCCTACATCGACCGCACCCAGCTGACGCGGGAACTCGGGGGAACGCAGGACTACTGCCATGAGAAGTGGATCTCACATCGAACT GCCATTGAGGGATTTGCACTGATGGTGAAGAGAACAGCGCAGACCCTGCAGTCATTTGGGACGGAGCTGGCAGAAACTGAACTCCCAAATGAAATTAAGACAACAACCATCCTGCTTAGCACACACACCAGCAAGAGGGACAAAATGAAG GAGGACATACTGGTTGCTCTGGATCAAGGCAGCAGGCTGCTGGAGAGCATCAATGAACCTGTAATAAGAGACCCTGACCACAACATGAACCAGGACGAACTGGAAAACCTAGCAACAGTACAAAG ACTGCTGTCTCAGCTGGACGAGACAGAAAGGGCttttgaggagttctgggtgaGGCATCAGACCAAACTGGAGCAGTGTTTGCAACTGCGACACTTTGAGCACAACTACAGAGAG GTCAGAGGTTTGCTGGACAGCCTGTCGGAGAAGCTGGTAACCTTCTCCGAGGTTGGGATCAGCCCCGCTCACGCTGACCACATCTTCTGTGAGCTCACCTCCTTTGAAGAGCGAGTCTGT GAGGTTCTGGACAGAGCCTCGGCGCTGTCTCATGAGGGTGATGAGCTCATCCAGAAGTCCCACTACGCCGAGGACTCCATTCAGCCCAAATGCAGCGAGCTGAGAGCCGTCAGCGAGAGCCTGAGCTGCAACCTCAGGACCAAGAAGGACTACCTGCTGAAAGCCATAGAGCTGCACCATCGGCTGGAGAGG GCATCTAAATGGGTCGACGATGGCATCTATCTGCTGGCCTCTCAGCCAGTAGACAAGTGCCAGTCCCATGAGGGGGCCGAGCTGGCCTTGCAGGAGTTGGAGCGTTACCTAGACAACGCTGGTCAGAATCAACTGACTGACCTCGGCGCCATCTGGAAGGAGTACGAGGAAGTGCTGAACCAGCAGTTCAGG GAGCAAGTGGAGAAAGTTTACCAAAAGCAAGCGTCCATGCAGGAGATGTTTGACAAGCGGAAGATCAGCCTCAAGAAGCTAGCAGCCAAACAAACCAGGCCAGTGCAGCCAGTGGCTCCGAGACCAGAAGCCTTCATCAAATCACCGCTCAGCTCTCCTG CGCACAAAGcacagctggaaaaaaattCGGAGTCCAACctcagctgtgaaaaa AGAAACGGCCAACTGCAGAACGAAGACGGTGGCAGCAGACACGCGTCTCagtcggaggaggaggagaacctGGCGGTGCTCCGGCG ACATGTAATGAACGAGCTGCTGGAAACCGAGAGGGCCTATGTGGAGGAGCTActctgtgtgctgcag GGTTATGCCTCTGAGATGGAGAATCCAACCATGTCTCACCTCATCCCTGCGCCTTTGCAGAACAAAAAGGAGGTTCTGTTTGGTAACATGCCAGAGATTTACCATTTTCATAAAAG AACCTTTCTGAGGGAGTTGGAGCTTTACACAGACTGCCCAGAGTTAGTGGGAAGATGCTTTTTGGAGAgg aTGACTGACCTGCAGATCTACGAGAAGTACTGTCACAATAAACCTCGGTCTGAGAGCCTCTGGAGGCAGTGTTCAGACTGCGCCTTCTTCCAG GAATGTCAGAAGAAGCTTGAACATAAGCTGGGTTTAGATTCATATCTGCTGAAGCCAGTTCAGAGAATAACCAAatatcagctgctgctgaaa GAAATGCTCAAGTACAGTAAGGGCTGCGACGGAGCGGATGACCTGCAGGAGGCGCTGACCTCCATTTTGGGCATCCTCAAGGCTGTCAACGACTCCATGCATCTCATCGCCATTACAGGATTTGAG GGTAATATGAGTGAACTAGGAAAGCTCCTCATGCAGGGCTCATTCAGCGTTTGGACTGAGCACAAAAAAGGTCACGCCAAAGTTAAAGACCTGGCTCGTTTCAAGCCCATGCAGAGACACCTGTTCCTCCACGAGAAGGCTCTGCTCTTCTGCAAGAGGAGGGAGGAGAACGGAGAGGGCTACGAGAAGGCTCCTTCATACAGCTTCAAACAGTCACTTAGT ATGAATGCAGTGGGGTTCACTGAGAATGCAAAGGGAGACAACAAGAAGTTTGAAATCTGGTCCAGCTCCAGAGAAGAGGTTTATATTGTTCAG gCACCAACTGCTGAAGTAAAAACCACATGGGTGAATGAGATCAGAAAGGTTCTCACAACCCAGCTGGAGGCCTGCAGAG AAGCCAGCCAGCAGAGGGCACCAGACCAAGTGTTTCAGTTTCCCCCAGTGCCAACAGGTACAGTGAGTCTCAG TCCTTTAAAGACGAGTCAGAAGGTTAAAAagggagaggagaagaaggCTGAGCCTTGCAGCCCTGATGTCGCCTCTACTTGTTCACCAAAGCTCACAGTGAAAG ACGAAGCAGTGACAAGCCCGACCTCAGACAGAGCTGCTGTGGCTAAAAAGCGTTTTACTTTACAGGGCTTCAGTAACCTCAAAACTCAGAAAG AGCCCACAAGCACTGATGACAAATGTTATACGTTCCCCATGATAATCTGCCCATCTTCAG GATCCTCCACCAGCCCAGACCACAACACCAAACGGCAGAGTGATCCCACGCCTTTTGGCTTCAAAG GATGGAATAAGACCTCCCTATCATTGGACGAACACGACGGCTACTCCAGCGCCGAGGAGCCTCTTAACTCTGATCCAGAAGACGAAAACCACAAGAAGCTG TGTGCTGGGAAATACACCGTAATGGCAGACTACGAGAACGGAGCTGCAGAAGAGCTTTTAGTGAAGAGTGGAGACATGGTGCAGCTGGTGAAGGAGGGGGACGACGGACAGTG GTTTGTGCGCAACCTCAACACATCTAAGGAGAGCTGGATGGCTGCTGCTAATCTCATGACCCTCATGGAGAAGTCCAAGTCTTGTCAGTCTCTCAGCAGCTCTG AAGGCAGTGGGAACCTCAGCacatcctccagctgcagcgaGACCTAA
- the LOC102225344 gene encoding guanine nucleotide exchange factor DBS-like isoform X9, whose protein sequence is MLLWMKTEEMALGELLERLRSVTQTIDEIMQLDTNPPRAADITPDLRKQFAFLSGGRGDNGSPIIVFPEFPAFGEITDREFHNVLTYLTSVPSLSSTDVGFILVIDRRQDRWAAVKGTLLRIAGSFPGNLQLVLVLRPTTLLQRTLSDILFKFNKDEFKMKVPVIMLSSVSELHSYIDRTQLTRELGGTQDYCHEKWISHRTAIEGFALMVKRTAQTLQSFGTELAETELPNEIKTTTILLSTHTSKRDKMKEDILVALDQGSRLLESINEPVIRDPDHNMNQDELENLATVQRLLSQLDETERAFEEFWVRHQTKLEQCLQLRHFEHNYREVRGLLDSLSEKLVTFSEVGISPAHADHIFCELTSFEERVCEVLDRASALSHEGDELIQKSHYAEDSIQPKCSELRAVSESLSCNLRTKKDYLLKAIELHHRLERASKWVDDGIYLLASQPVDKCQSHEGAELALQELERYLDNAGQNQLTDLGAIWKEYEEVLNQQFREQVEKVYQKQASMQEMFDKRKISLKKLAAKQTRPVQPVAPRPEAFIKSPLSSPAHKAQLEKNSESNLSCEKRNGQLQNEDGGSRHASQSEEEENLAVLRRHVMNELLETERAYVEELLCVLQGYASEMENPTMSHLIPAPLQNKKEVLFGNMPEIYHFHKRTFLRELELYTDCPELVGRCFLERMTDLQIYEKYCHNKPRSESLWRQCSDCAFFQECQKKLEHKLGLDSYLLKPVQRITKYQLLLKEMLKYSKGCDGADDLQEALTSILGILKAVNDSMHLIAITGFEGNMSELGKLLMQGSFSVWTEHKKGHAKVKDLARFKPMQRHLFLHEKALLFCKRREENGEGYEKAPSYSFKQSLSMNAVGFTENAKGDNKKFEIWSSSREEVYIVQAPTAEVKTTWVNEIRKVLTTQLEACREASQQRAPDQVFQFPPVPTGTVSLSPLKTSQKVKKGEEKKAEPCSPDVASTCSPKLTVKDEAVTSPTSDRAAVAKKRFTLQGFSNLKTQKEPTSTDDKCYTFPMIICPSSGSSTSPDHNTKRQSDPTPFGFKGWNKTSLSLDEHDGYSSAEEPLNSDPEDENHKKLCAGKYTVMADYENGAAEELLVKSGDMVQLVKEGDDGQWFVRNLNTSKESWMAAANLMTLMEKSKSCQSLSSSEGSGNLSTSSSCSET, encoded by the exons GCGGTAGAGGAGATAACGGCAGTCCCATCATTGTGTTTCCAGAGTTTCCTGCATTTGGGGAAATCACGGACAGAGAGTTTCACAACGTCCTAACCTATCTAACAAGTGTGCCTAG cttgTCATCAACAGACGTAGGTTTCATCCTGGTCATCGATCGCAGGCAGGACCGATGGGCGGCTGTCAAGGGGACTCTGCTTCGTATTGCA GGCTCCTTCCCCGGGAATCTCCAGCTGGTCCTGGTTCTGCGGCCCACCACCCTGCTGCAGAGGACGCTCTCAGACATCCTCTTTAAGTTCAACAAGGATGAGTTCAAGATGAAAGTGCCG GTGATCATGCTGAGCTCCGTGAGTGAGCTGCACTCCTACATCGACCGCACCCAGCTGACGCGGGAACTCGGGGGAACGCAGGACTACTGCCATGAGAAGTGGATCTCACATCGAACT GCCATTGAGGGATTTGCACTGATGGTGAAGAGAACAGCGCAGACCCTGCAGTCATTTGGGACGGAGCTGGCAGAAACTGAACTCCCAAATGAAATTAAGACAACAACCATCCTGCTTAGCACACACACCAGCAAGAGGGACAAAATGAAG GAGGACATACTGGTTGCTCTGGATCAAGGCAGCAGGCTGCTGGAGAGCATCAATGAACCTGTAATAAGAGACCCTGACCACAACATGAACCAGGACGAACTGGAAAACCTAGCAACAGTACAAAG ACTGCTGTCTCAGCTGGACGAGACAGAAAGGGCttttgaggagttctgggtgaGGCATCAGACCAAACTGGAGCAGTGTTTGCAACTGCGACACTTTGAGCACAACTACAGAGAG GTCAGAGGTTTGCTGGACAGCCTGTCGGAGAAGCTGGTAACCTTCTCCGAGGTTGGGATCAGCCCCGCTCACGCTGACCACATCTTCTGTGAGCTCACCTCCTTTGAAGAGCGAGTCTGT GAGGTTCTGGACAGAGCCTCGGCGCTGTCTCATGAGGGTGATGAGCTCATCCAGAAGTCCCACTACGCCGAGGACTCCATTCAGCCCAAATGCAGCGAGCTGAGAGCCGTCAGCGAGAGCCTGAGCTGCAACCTCAGGACCAAGAAGGACTACCTGCTGAAAGCCATAGAGCTGCACCATCGGCTGGAGAGG GCATCTAAATGGGTCGACGATGGCATCTATCTGCTGGCCTCTCAGCCAGTAGACAAGTGCCAGTCCCATGAGGGGGCCGAGCTGGCCTTGCAGGAGTTGGAGCGTTACCTAGACAACGCTGGTCAGAATCAACTGACTGACCTCGGCGCCATCTGGAAGGAGTACGAGGAAGTGCTGAACCAGCAGTTCAGG GAGCAAGTGGAGAAAGTTTACCAAAAGCAAGCGTCCATGCAGGAGATGTTTGACAAGCGGAAGATCAGCCTCAAGAAGCTAGCAGCCAAACAAACCAGGCCAGTGCAGCCAGTGGCTCCGAGACCAGAAGCCTTCATCAAATCACCGCTCAGCTCTCCTG CGCACAAAGcacagctggaaaaaaattCGGAGTCCAACctcagctgtgaaaaa AGAAACGGCCAACTGCAGAACGAAGACGGTGGCAGCAGACACGCGTCTCagtcggaggaggaggagaacctGGCGGTGCTCCGGCG ACATGTAATGAACGAGCTGCTGGAAACCGAGAGGGCCTATGTGGAGGAGCTActctgtgtgctgcag GGTTATGCCTCTGAGATGGAGAATCCAACCATGTCTCACCTCATCCCTGCGCCTTTGCAGAACAAAAAGGAGGTTCTGTTTGGTAACATGCCAGAGATTTACCATTTTCATAAAAG AACCTTTCTGAGGGAGTTGGAGCTTTACACAGACTGCCCAGAGTTAGTGGGAAGATGCTTTTTGGAGAgg aTGACTGACCTGCAGATCTACGAGAAGTACTGTCACAATAAACCTCGGTCTGAGAGCCTCTGGAGGCAGTGTTCAGACTGCGCCTTCTTCCAG GAATGTCAGAAGAAGCTTGAACATAAGCTGGGTTTAGATTCATATCTGCTGAAGCCAGTTCAGAGAATAACCAAatatcagctgctgctgaaa GAAATGCTCAAGTACAGTAAGGGCTGCGACGGAGCGGATGACCTGCAGGAGGCGCTGACCTCCATTTTGGGCATCCTCAAGGCTGTCAACGACTCCATGCATCTCATCGCCATTACAGGATTTGAG GGTAATATGAGTGAACTAGGAAAGCTCCTCATGCAGGGCTCATTCAGCGTTTGGACTGAGCACAAAAAAGGTCACGCCAAAGTTAAAGACCTGGCTCGTTTCAAGCCCATGCAGAGACACCTGTTCCTCCACGAGAAGGCTCTGCTCTTCTGCAAGAGGAGGGAGGAGAACGGAGAGGGCTACGAGAAGGCTCCTTCATACAGCTTCAAACAGTCACTTAGT ATGAATGCAGTGGGGTTCACTGAGAATGCAAAGGGAGACAACAAGAAGTTTGAAATCTGGTCCAGCTCCAGAGAAGAGGTTTATATTGTTCAG gCACCAACTGCTGAAGTAAAAACCACATGGGTGAATGAGATCAGAAAGGTTCTCACAACCCAGCTGGAGGCCTGCAGAG AAGCCAGCCAGCAGAGGGCACCAGACCAAGTGTTTCAGTTTCCCCCAGTGCCAACAGGTACAGTGAGTCTCAG TCCTTTAAAGACGAGTCAGAAGGTTAAAAagggagaggagaagaaggCTGAGCCTTGCAGCCCTGATGTCGCCTCTACTTGTTCACCAAAGCTCACAGTGAAAG ACGAAGCAGTGACAAGCCCGACCTCAGACAGAGCTGCTGTGGCTAAAAAGCGTTTTACTTTACAGGGCTTCAGTAACCTCAAAACTCAGAAAG AGCCCACAAGCACTGATGACAAATGTTATACGTTCCCCATGATAATCTGCCCATCTTCAG GATCCTCCACCAGCCCAGACCACAACACCAAACGGCAGAGTGATCCCACGCCTTTTGGCTTCAAAG GATGGAATAAGACCTCCCTATCATTGGACGAACACGACGGCTACTCCAGCGCCGAGGAGCCTCTTAACTCTGATCCAGAAGACGAAAACCACAAGAAGCTG TGTGCTGGGAAATACACCGTAATGGCAGACTACGAGAACGGAGCTGCAGAAGAGCTTTTAGTGAAGAGTGGAGACATGGTGCAGCTGGTGAAGGAGGGGGACGACGGACAGTG GTTTGTGCGCAACCTCAACACATCTAAGGAGAGCTGGATGGCTGCTGCTAATCTCATGACCCTCATGGAGAAGTCCAAGTCTTGTCAGTCTCTCAGCAGCTCTG AAGGCAGTGGGAACCTCAGCacatcctccagctgcagcgaGACCTAA
- the LOC102225344 gene encoding guanine nucleotide exchange factor DBS-like isoform X10, whose translation MKRIVRKTRKRSSESERGIPMVPLKSNEIMQLDTNPPRAADITPDLRKQFAFLSGGRGDNGSPIIVFPEFPAFGEITDREFHNVLTYLTSVPSLSSTDVGFILVIDRRQDRWAAVKGTLLRIAGSFPGNLQLVLVLRPTTLLQRTLSDILFKFNKDEFKMKVPVIMLSSVSELHSYIDRTQLTRELGGTQDYCHEKWISHRTAIEGFALMVKRTAQTLQSFGTELAETELPNEIKTTTILLSTHTSKRDKMKEDILVALDQGSRLLESINEPVIRDPDHNMNQDELENLATVQRLLSQLDETERAFEEFWVRHQTKLEQCLQLRHFEHNYREVRGLLDSLSEKLVTFSEVGISPAHADHIFCELTSFEERVCEVLDRASALSHEGDELIQKSHYAEDSIQPKCSELRAVSESLSCNLRTKKDYLLKAIELHHRLERASKWVDDGIYLLASQPVDKCQSHEGAELALQELERYLDNAGQNQLTDLGAIWKEYEEVLNQQFREQVEKVYQKQASMQEMFDKRKISLKKLAAKQTRPVQPVAPRPEAFIKSPLSSPAHKAQLEKNSESNLSCEKRNGQLQNEDGGSRHASQSEEEENLAVLRRHVMNELLETERAYVEELLCVLQGYASEMENPTMSHLIPAPLQNKKEVLFGNMPEIYHFHKRTFLRELELYTDCPELVGRCFLERMTDLQIYEKYCHNKPRSESLWRQCSDCAFFQECQKKLEHKLGLDSYLLKPVQRITKYQLLLKEMLKYSKGCDGADDLQEALTSILGILKAVNDSMHLIAITGFEGNMSELGKLLMQGSFSVWTEHKKGHAKVKDLARFKPMQRHLFLHEKALLFCKRREENGEGYEKAPSYSFKQSLSMNAVGFTENAKGDNKKFEIWSSSREEVYIVQAPTAEVKTTWVNEIRKVLTTQLEACREASQQRAPDQVFQFPPVPTGTVSLSPLKTSQKVKKGEEKKAEPCSPDVASTCSPKLTVKDEAVTSPTSDRAAVAKKRFTLQGFSNLKTQKEPTSTDDKCYTFPMIICPSSGSSTSPDHNTKRQSDPTPFGFKGWNKTSLSLDEHDGYSSAEEPLNSDPEDENHKKLCAGKYTVMADYENGAAEELLVKSGDMVQLVKEGDDGQWFVRNLNTSKESWMAAANLMTLMEKSKSCQSLSSSEGSGNLSTSSSCSET comes from the exons GCGGTAGAGGAGATAACGGCAGTCCCATCATTGTGTTTCCAGAGTTTCCTGCATTTGGGGAAATCACGGACAGAGAGTTTCACAACGTCCTAACCTATCTAACAAGTGTGCCTAG cttgTCATCAACAGACGTAGGTTTCATCCTGGTCATCGATCGCAGGCAGGACCGATGGGCGGCTGTCAAGGGGACTCTGCTTCGTATTGCA GGCTCCTTCCCCGGGAATCTCCAGCTGGTCCTGGTTCTGCGGCCCACCACCCTGCTGCAGAGGACGCTCTCAGACATCCTCTTTAAGTTCAACAAGGATGAGTTCAAGATGAAAGTGCCG GTGATCATGCTGAGCTCCGTGAGTGAGCTGCACTCCTACATCGACCGCACCCAGCTGACGCGGGAACTCGGGGGAACGCAGGACTACTGCCATGAGAAGTGGATCTCACATCGAACT GCCATTGAGGGATTTGCACTGATGGTGAAGAGAACAGCGCAGACCCTGCAGTCATTTGGGACGGAGCTGGCAGAAACTGAACTCCCAAATGAAATTAAGACAACAACCATCCTGCTTAGCACACACACCAGCAAGAGGGACAAAATGAAG GAGGACATACTGGTTGCTCTGGATCAAGGCAGCAGGCTGCTGGAGAGCATCAATGAACCTGTAATAAGAGACCCTGACCACAACATGAACCAGGACGAACTGGAAAACCTAGCAACAGTACAAAG ACTGCTGTCTCAGCTGGACGAGACAGAAAGGGCttttgaggagttctgggtgaGGCATCAGACCAAACTGGAGCAGTGTTTGCAACTGCGACACTTTGAGCACAACTACAGAGAG GTCAGAGGTTTGCTGGACAGCCTGTCGGAGAAGCTGGTAACCTTCTCCGAGGTTGGGATCAGCCCCGCTCACGCTGACCACATCTTCTGTGAGCTCACCTCCTTTGAAGAGCGAGTCTGT GAGGTTCTGGACAGAGCCTCGGCGCTGTCTCATGAGGGTGATGAGCTCATCCAGAAGTCCCACTACGCCGAGGACTCCATTCAGCCCAAATGCAGCGAGCTGAGAGCCGTCAGCGAGAGCCTGAGCTGCAACCTCAGGACCAAGAAGGACTACCTGCTGAAAGCCATAGAGCTGCACCATCGGCTGGAGAGG GCATCTAAATGGGTCGACGATGGCATCTATCTGCTGGCCTCTCAGCCAGTAGACAAGTGCCAGTCCCATGAGGGGGCCGAGCTGGCCTTGCAGGAGTTGGAGCGTTACCTAGACAACGCTGGTCAGAATCAACTGACTGACCTCGGCGCCATCTGGAAGGAGTACGAGGAAGTGCTGAACCAGCAGTTCAGG GAGCAAGTGGAGAAAGTTTACCAAAAGCAAGCGTCCATGCAGGAGATGTTTGACAAGCGGAAGATCAGCCTCAAGAAGCTAGCAGCCAAACAAACCAGGCCAGTGCAGCCAGTGGCTCCGAGACCAGAAGCCTTCATCAAATCACCGCTCAGCTCTCCTG CGCACAAAGcacagctggaaaaaaattCGGAGTCCAACctcagctgtgaaaaa AGAAACGGCCAACTGCAGAACGAAGACGGTGGCAGCAGACACGCGTCTCagtcggaggaggaggagaacctGGCGGTGCTCCGGCG ACATGTAATGAACGAGCTGCTGGAAACCGAGAGGGCCTATGTGGAGGAGCTActctgtgtgctgcag GGTTATGCCTCTGAGATGGAGAATCCAACCATGTCTCACCTCATCCCTGCGCCTTTGCAGAACAAAAAGGAGGTTCTGTTTGGTAACATGCCAGAGATTTACCATTTTCATAAAAG AACCTTTCTGAGGGAGTTGGAGCTTTACACAGACTGCCCAGAGTTAGTGGGAAGATGCTTTTTGGAGAgg aTGACTGACCTGCAGATCTACGAGAAGTACTGTCACAATAAACCTCGGTCTGAGAGCCTCTGGAGGCAGTGTTCAGACTGCGCCTTCTTCCAG GAATGTCAGAAGAAGCTTGAACATAAGCTGGGTTTAGATTCATATCTGCTGAAGCCAGTTCAGAGAATAACCAAatatcagctgctgctgaaa GAAATGCTCAAGTACAGTAAGGGCTGCGACGGAGCGGATGACCTGCAGGAGGCGCTGACCTCCATTTTGGGCATCCTCAAGGCTGTCAACGACTCCATGCATCTCATCGCCATTACAGGATTTGAG GGTAATATGAGTGAACTAGGAAAGCTCCTCATGCAGGGCTCATTCAGCGTTTGGACTGAGCACAAAAAAGGTCACGCCAAAGTTAAAGACCTGGCTCGTTTCAAGCCCATGCAGAGACACCTGTTCCTCCACGAGAAGGCTCTGCTCTTCTGCAAGAGGAGGGAGGAGAACGGAGAGGGCTACGAGAAGGCTCCTTCATACAGCTTCAAACAGTCACTTAGT ATGAATGCAGTGGGGTTCACTGAGAATGCAAAGGGAGACAACAAGAAGTTTGAAATCTGGTCCAGCTCCAGAGAAGAGGTTTATATTGTTCAG gCACCAACTGCTGAAGTAAAAACCACATGGGTGAATGAGATCAGAAAGGTTCTCACAACCCAGCTGGAGGCCTGCAGAG AAGCCAGCCAGCAGAGGGCACCAGACCAAGTGTTTCAGTTTCCCCCAGTGCCAACAGGTACAGTGAGTCTCAG TCCTTTAAAGACGAGTCAGAAGGTTAAAAagggagaggagaagaaggCTGAGCCTTGCAGCCCTGATGTCGCCTCTACTTGTTCACCAAAGCTCACAGTGAAAG ACGAAGCAGTGACAAGCCCGACCTCAGACAGAGCTGCTGTGGCTAAAAAGCGTTTTACTTTACAGGGCTTCAGTAACCTCAAAACTCAGAAAG AGCCCACAAGCACTGATGACAAATGTTATACGTTCCCCATGATAATCTGCCCATCTTCAG GATCCTCCACCAGCCCAGACCACAACACCAAACGGCAGAGTGATCCCACGCCTTTTGGCTTCAAAG GATGGAATAAGACCTCCCTATCATTGGACGAACACGACGGCTACTCCAGCGCCGAGGAGCCTCTTAACTCTGATCCAGAAGACGAAAACCACAAGAAGCTG TGTGCTGGGAAATACACCGTAATGGCAGACTACGAGAACGGAGCTGCAGAAGAGCTTTTAGTGAAGAGTGGAGACATGGTGCAGCTGGTGAAGGAGGGGGACGACGGACAGTG GTTTGTGCGCAACCTCAACACATCTAAGGAGAGCTGGATGGCTGCTGCTAATCTCATGACCCTCATGGAGAAGTCCAAGTCTTGTCAGTCTCTCAGCAGCTCTG AAGGCAGTGGGAACCTCAGCacatcctccagctgcagcgaGACCTAA